The DNA sequence CGCCGGAAAAATGCTTATCATACATTGGTTTTAATCCTTCTTCCTTCAAGATGTTTGCAAGAACGTCGACTTTTTCTCTATCCTTTCTTGAATAGCTAATAAAAACTCTATATTTATATTTATTTTCTTTGCTCATGGAACCACCTGAGATGAGATATAGTTGTATTTTTGGATATATAATTCAAATCAATATAAATAAACAGTATCTTTTAAATAAAAGATGAATTAAAAAGAGGGATATGTATTAGATTTATTTTTAATGGAATTATAATGATATGTTCCTAATTTTAAGCTTTTATCAGTAAATGATAAAATTTTCTTAAATTTTATATGTTTTAGTGTTATAGGTAAAATAGAGATTATATTGATTATATAGTAAATAAAACAAAATAATAGAATATAAAATATTTAAAATTTCATGTTACTTCGGAGTGATTAATATGATAACCGTAGAAGATGCTATGGAAAAAAATGTAATTAAATTTAAAGATGTAGACACGATAGCTTATGTTGCAGAAGTTTTAAGGGAAAAAAAGATAAGTGGAGCTCCAATAGTTGATGCTGACAGCAAAGTAATTGGAATCATTAGCGAAGACGACATAATGAAACTTATTGAGATTCATTCTCCTAATCTTAACCTGCTTTTACCTGCTCCATTTGATTTAATTGAACTTCCTGTTAGAATGGAATACAGCTATGAGCAAA is a window from the Methanobacterium sp. genome containing:
- a CDS encoding toll/interleukin-1 receptor domain-containing protein encodes the protein MSKENKYKYRVFISYSRKDREKVDVLANILKEEGLKPMYDKHFSGGFGFHKQIKNFIAHSHVFLPFITSSSSKMGWVHHEKRL
- a CDS encoding CBS domain-containing protein, with protein sequence MITVEDAMEKNVIKFKDVDTIAYVAEVLREKKISGAPIVDADSKVIGIISEDDIMKLIEIHSPNLNLLLPAPFDLIELPVRMEYSYEQIANDVRKAASVLVGEIMTKNVITVEKEVSINDAATLMDSHKINRLPVVDENNKLVGIVTRGDIIGALVKKE